In Legionella lytica, one genomic interval encodes:
- a CDS encoding glycosyltransferase family 2 protein, with translation MNKNNVLIIIPAYNEEENLISLLQEIQLLGYDIVVIDDASRDRTAQVARQQGVKVLSLSANLGIGGAVQTGFKYASRNGYNIVVQIDGDGQHNPAWIASVIKPICDNQADCVIGSRYVPNYQDKAYKTSLPRRIGMYFSTSILYLATRLYISDTTSGFRALNREAFEYFAKFYPVDHPEAEALFMLQRKGFRILEIPITMRGRVHGQSLFNFTKAFLYPFRVLIGFMGLFLKTKNDF, from the coding sequence GTGAATAAAAATAATGTTCTGATCATTATTCCAGCTTATAACGAGGAAGAAAATTTAATCTCTCTTTTACAGGAAATACAGCTGTTAGGATATGATATAGTCGTTATTGACGATGCATCTCGTGATAGAACAGCGCAGGTTGCCAGGCAACAAGGTGTTAAAGTACTTTCCTTGTCAGCTAATCTTGGTATTGGTGGCGCGGTACAAACGGGCTTTAAATACGCCAGCAGGAACGGTTACAATATCGTTGTGCAAATAGATGGAGATGGCCAGCATAATCCAGCGTGGATAGCGTCCGTTATCAAGCCAATTTGCGATAACCAAGCAGATTGCGTGATTGGTTCTCGCTATGTTCCTAATTATCAAGATAAAGCCTATAAAACCTCTCTGCCAAGACGTATTGGCATGTATTTTTCAACCAGCATATTATACCTCGCCACAAGACTCTACATTTCTGATACCACTTCTGGTTTCCGTGCATTGAATCGCGAAGCCTTTGAGTATTTTGCAAAATTTTATCCAGTAGATCATCCGGAGGCAGAAGCTCTATTTATGCTACAGCGTAAAGGCTTTAGAATACTCGAAATACCTATCACCATGCGAGGACGTGTGCACGGCCAATCTCTATTTAATTTTACCAAGGCATTTTTGTACCCGTTTCGTGTTCTCATTGGTTTTATGGGACTTTTTCTAAAAACGAAAAATGATTTTTAA
- a CDS encoding DUF2304 domain-containing protein, translated as MTAGLLGLSLIFFVFIYTVSLIRSGKLSAHMAISWIIVEVAFLIIMISDNLRGTIRSFLGEQNAPYSLFLLGAIGMVFLMLESLTIISSLTSKLKQINQDLALATERIECLEKQRDSTP; from the coding sequence ATGACAGCAGGTTTATTAGGTTTAAGTTTAATTTTCTTCGTTTTTATATATACAGTTTCGCTGATCCGTTCGGGCAAGCTCAGTGCTCATATGGCGATAAGCTGGATAATTGTTGAAGTGGCTTTTTTAATCATTATGATAAGTGATAACCTACGTGGCACCATTCGCAGTTTCCTGGGAGAGCAAAATGCACCCTATAGCCTGTTTTTACTGGGGGCTATTGGAATGGTATTCCTCATGCTTGAAAGTCTTACCATCATCTCATCTCTTACTTCAAAACTTAAGCAAATTAATCAAGACCTAGCACTAGCGACAGAGAGAATAGAGTGCCTTGAAAAACAACGAGACTCGACACCCTAA
- a CDS encoding IS4 family transposase: MQVSTILHELFSSSIHKTRLKSLITIVNGVIKSKKLQLSQLGRCLNGQAKERSGIRLIDRFLSNQFYQRESLLIYRSICSRVLKHTATPDIVVDWSSIPNSQYYCEGKEQCLLRAVFPAPGRGITLYEEIHPKSKENNPHIHRNFLNNLKSVLPPESKPCLITDAGFKNPWFKSVLAMGWDYVGRVRGITQYDAGGGFYAIKTVFSQATNKARYLGFWAIAKTNVLLHHVVLYKGTPKGRYQMTKTKKPAQGKDSRKYSASWREPWFLVTSLEEVKEHPNLARIKYTRRMTIEENFRDTKSTRYGFSFDNNITFKPERYTVWLLLAAIASLIA, translated from the coding sequence ATGCAAGTAAGCACTATTTTACATGAACTATTCTCTTCATCAATTCATAAAACACGATTAAAAAGCTTAATTACGATAGTAAACGGTGTAATAAAGAGTAAGAAGCTTCAATTAAGTCAATTAGGCCGATGTTTGAATGGGCAAGCGAAAGAGCGCTCCGGTATTCGTTTAATAGACCGTTTTCTAAGTAATCAGTTTTATCAGCGTGAATCGCTCCTAATTTATCGAAGTATATGTAGTCGAGTTCTTAAACATACCGCAACTCCTGATATAGTTGTGGATTGGTCAAGTATTCCAAATAGCCAATATTATTGTGAGGGTAAAGAGCAGTGCCTACTGCGCGCGGTATTTCCTGCACCAGGTCGAGGTATTACTCTTTATGAAGAAATTCATCCTAAATCGAAAGAAAACAATCCGCACATCCATCGCAATTTCTTAAACAATCTAAAATCGGTATTGCCTCCAGAAAGCAAGCCCTGCCTTATTACTGATGCCGGATTTAAAAACCCGTGGTTTAAATCGGTATTAGCTATGGGGTGGGATTATGTAGGACGTGTACGAGGAATCACTCAGTATGATGCAGGAGGTGGATTTTATGCGATTAAAACGGTGTTCTCCCAGGCCACGAATAAAGCACGTTACTTAGGATTTTGGGCTATCGCGAAAACCAATGTCCTCCTTCATCATGTGGTCCTTTACAAAGGAACGCCTAAAGGGCGTTATCAAATGACCAAAACGAAAAAACCTGCTCAAGGCAAGGACTCTAGGAAATACAGTGCCTCATGGAGAGAACCTTGGTTCCTTGTGACCTCTTTAGAGGAAGTTAAAGAGCACCCTAATCTCGCTCGCATTAAATACACACGAAGAATGACCATTGAAGAAAACTTTAGAGATACTAAGTCGACTCGCTATGGCTTTAGCTTCGATAACAACATCACCTTCAAACCAGAACGATATACAGTTTGGTTACTACTCGCGGCCATTGCTAGCCTCATTGCCTGA
- a CDS encoding DMT family transporter has protein sequence MANVFSFLFLGTLGWGISLYLMKILLVSLTPTEIVLYRMAIGAASLFLLAKLLKLKTDNIRGLILDGIIVGTFNMTLPFYLTTFAVNTVSSSLASVINGLTPLCTLILGMVFFSSKQKLGVLNLLSIVLGFIGIIIINSDVSIYQGSAVELMALLATTISYGITANYFKYYARTKDPILVSAVSALVSAMTMLLFKCATESSLNYWGMPQDIPQIIALLWLGVIGSGFCLYLYCSLIQNAGAVFASMITYLMTITGVIMGVIFLHETISQQIMIGCTFIFFSLILVNHAPLFEKLFVSISRHISLKMLVNRNINE, from the coding sequence ATGGCAAATGTATTTAGTTTTTTGTTTCTTGGAACATTAGGATGGGGTATTTCACTCTATTTAATGAAAATATTACTGGTGTCTTTAACTCCAACGGAAATTGTTTTGTATCGAATGGCCATTGGTGCCGCCTCTCTCTTTCTCCTGGCGAAACTACTTAAATTAAAAACGGATAATATTCGCGGGTTGATTCTGGATGGAATAATAGTTGGGACATTCAACATGACGCTGCCATTTTATCTGACCACCTTTGCAGTAAACACCGTATCCAGTTCATTAGCCTCTGTGATTAATGGGCTTACACCACTGTGTACTTTAATATTGGGTATGGTGTTTTTTTCTTCGAAACAAAAATTAGGTGTATTGAATCTATTGAGTATTGTGCTTGGATTTATTGGAATCATTATTATTAATTCAGACGTGAGTATTTATCAAGGTTCGGCTGTTGAACTTATGGCTCTTTTAGCAACAACCATTTCATACGGTATTACTGCTAATTATTTCAAATATTATGCCCGTACTAAAGATCCAATACTTGTATCAGCAGTATCGGCACTCGTTTCTGCAATGACCATGCTCCTGTTTAAATGTGCAACGGAATCTTCACTGAATTACTGGGGAATGCCACAGGATATACCTCAAATAATCGCTTTGTTATGGTTAGGAGTTATTGGATCAGGATTTTGTTTGTATCTCTATTGTTCGTTAATTCAAAATGCAGGTGCAGTTTTTGCGTCAATGATTACCTACCTTATGACAATAACAGGAGTTATCATGGGGGTGATATTTTTGCATGAAACAATTTCTCAGCAGATCATGATTGGTTGTACATTCATTTTTTTCTCCTTGATCTTGGTCAATCACGCGCCTTTGTTTGAGAAATTATTTGTTTCTATATCAAGACACATTTCATTAAAAATGTTGGTAAATCGGAACATTAATGAATAG
- a CDS encoding RBBP9/YdeN family alpha/beta hydrolase: MSQSNVIIVHGAYGHPFENWFNWMKTELESLGIECLVPQLPTPNGQELKNWLYVFNSTVSPMITPDTILIGHSLGAAFLLRWLEQAKQSVSNTILAGSFIGTVGIQKFDKINESFFEHSFDWHSIVNKSKQFFCYHGSNDPYVSKSNFDFIANNLQARKIIISQGGHLNEAAGFSSFPQLLIQLKTLLGIDHGKCI; the protein is encoded by the coding sequence GTGTCTCAATCTAATGTTATCATTGTTCATGGCGCCTATGGTCATCCATTTGAAAATTGGTTCAACTGGATGAAGACTGAATTAGAGAGTCTAGGTATTGAATGTCTTGTTCCACAACTGCCTACGCCAAATGGCCAAGAATTAAAGAACTGGCTTTACGTATTTAATTCTACCGTATCACCAATGATTACGCCTGATACGATTTTAATCGGCCATAGCTTGGGCGCAGCATTCTTATTGAGGTGGCTTGAGCAAGCCAAACAGTCTGTATCGAACACCATTTTAGCTGGTTCATTTATAGGAACTGTCGGAATACAGAAATTCGATAAAATTAATGAGAGTTTTTTTGAACATTCGTTTGATTGGCATTCGATAGTCAATAAATCCAAACAGTTTTTTTGTTACCATGGGTCTAACGATCCTTATGTATCAAAGAGTAACTTTGACTTTATTGCAAACAATCTACAGGCCAGAAAAATTATCATTTCTCAAGGTGGGCATCTCAACGAAGCGGCAGGATTTTCGTCATTCCCGCAGTTACTTATTCAGTTAAAAACATTATTAGGTATCGATCATGGCAAATGTATTTAG
- a CDS encoding ATP-grasp domain-containing protein, with product MSTHLINYTTPPEFVKLIVQRYKNFDLTQKTILFIEPYGAVISLLKRGLEKKYNIIVLTANSDFRVVPDELLNQVALSINIDTANNNSVLELSDTLQQHMSIDAVIPGFEYFVPIASKISTLLNVPGIDCKHVLNLRRKDLMRTALNKAGLSSPRSYLVTSPDDINEAIDYIGFPAICKPIDAAGSVHVKKVKNKKELLEAASRILNGNDVLWGHKLSNSLLLEEYIDGKEYSLEGIVQNGVVVHFSTTEKFVSDQSEFIEIGHIVNAPIEQPLHTKIQSYIDQVIKVLGADHCPFHAEVRLRRDGEPVLMEIAARLAGDKIGDLLCLSRDINYFDYVYAAYLGIKLPLSEMKNNYAGIRFFYRPHTDMFTTVTGVDAAKLQAIEDIAIYYKANKAIPEFPKPLRRLGHVIAKSDDYNKLSKMLHDIDSDIHFN from the coding sequence ATGAGTACTCACTTAATTAACTACACGACACCACCAGAATTCGTTAAATTAATCGTACAAAGATATAAAAATTTTGACTTGACCCAGAAAACAATTCTTTTTATCGAGCCTTATGGTGCTGTTATTTCATTGCTAAAGAGAGGGCTTGAAAAAAAGTATAATATTATTGTTTTAACAGCTAACAGTGATTTTAGAGTGGTACCTGATGAGCTTTTAAATCAGGTTGCACTGAGTATCAATATAGATACTGCAAATAATAATAGTGTATTGGAGCTTTCCGACACATTACAGCAGCATATGTCTATAGATGCGGTCATTCCTGGTTTTGAATATTTTGTTCCTATTGCTTCAAAGATCAGTACCTTATTGAACGTACCTGGGATTGATTGTAAGCACGTATTGAATCTTAGAAGAAAAGACCTCATGCGTACTGCTTTAAATAAAGCGGGTTTGAGTAGTCCACGGTCTTACTTAGTAACTTCTCCGGATGATATTAATGAAGCCATAGATTATATTGGGTTTCCGGCCATCTGTAAGCCTATTGATGCCGCAGGAAGCGTTCATGTTAAGAAAGTTAAAAATAAAAAAGAATTGCTCGAAGCGGCTAGCCGGATATTAAATGGCAATGATGTTCTTTGGGGGCATAAACTATCAAATTCTTTACTATTAGAAGAGTATATTGATGGCAAAGAATACAGCTTGGAAGGAATAGTACAGAATGGTGTTGTTGTTCATTTTAGTACTACAGAAAAATTTGTTTCAGATCAATCTGAGTTCATCGAAATAGGGCATATTGTTAATGCACCTATTGAACAGCCGCTGCATACAAAAATTCAAAGTTACATTGATCAGGTGATAAAAGTCCTTGGTGCGGACCATTGCCCCTTTCATGCTGAAGTGCGATTACGACGTGATGGGGAACCAGTCCTTATGGAAATTGCAGCCCGTTTAGCAGGTGATAAGATTGGCGATTTGCTTTGTTTATCTCGTGATATTAATTATTTTGATTATGTTTACGCGGCCTATCTGGGTATAAAACTGCCCTTGAGTGAAATGAAAAATAATTATGCGGGTATTCGTTTTTTTTATCGTCCGCATACGGATATGTTTACAACAGTAACAGGTGTGGATGCCGCGAAGTTGCAGGCTATTGAAGATATTGCTATTTACTATAAAGCGAATAAAGCAATTCCTGAGTTTCCTAAACCCTTACGTCGCTTGGGGCATGTCATTGCTAAAAGTGATGATTATAATAAGCTCTCTAAAATGCTTCATGATATTGATTCTGACATTCATTTTAACTAA
- a CDS encoding class I SAM-dependent methyltransferase, translating to MSYMLDSNEKVIAEEWKKYAGYTVRPLPSTCAYYKELIQSNSNEGSFLIYGGTPEIRSLFQKSNLKVTLTDQSELIVHAMGYLTNAATPIAANEELIVTNWLNLEGVADDSCDLLIGDDAINMVEWTQFDLFLSNAHRVLKRDGLFICHLLVKPAECFITNTIDDVRREYEEEMIRTQYDLASRLNFICYDTNSYAMGWQNTIEQLGINQLDQFKPSFDFVGTFGRCNSKFYCPPQDAFERLLNHYFHIEELFYPHEHEYCQFEPVYVLRKK from the coding sequence ATGAGTTACATGCTTGATTCAAATGAAAAAGTAATTGCAGAAGAATGGAAAAAATATGCAGGATACACGGTGCGGCCTTTACCTAGTACCTGTGCTTATTATAAAGAGCTAATTCAATCTAACTCTAATGAGGGATCTTTTTTAATTTATGGTGGGACACCAGAAATCAGATCACTCTTTCAGAAATCAAATTTAAAGGTCACCTTAACGGATCAGTCTGAGTTAATCGTTCATGCCATGGGCTACTTAACAAACGCAGCGACACCTATTGCTGCAAATGAGGAGCTCATTGTAACCAATTGGCTTAATTTAGAGGGTGTTGCTGATGATTCATGTGATCTCCTCATTGGTGATGACGCGATTAATATGGTGGAGTGGACTCAATTTGACTTGTTCTTATCTAATGCTCATCGTGTTCTTAAGCGTGATGGTTTATTCATTTGTCATTTGTTAGTGAAACCTGCGGAATGCTTCATAACGAATACAATAGATGATGTGAGACGTGAGTATGAAGAGGAAATGATTAGAACTCAATATGACTTGGCCAGTAGATTAAATTTTATCTGCTATGACACTAATTCCTATGCTATGGGGTGGCAAAATACTATTGAACAGCTAGGAATCAATCAGCTGGATCAATTCAAGCCAAGTTTTGATTTTGTAGGTACATTTGGACGATGTAATAGCAAGTTTTATTGCCCTCCCCAAGATGCATTTGAGCGTTTGCTCAATCACTATTTCCACATTGAGGAACTATTTTATCCACATGAACATGAGTATTGTCAGTTCGAACCCGTTTATGTATTGCGTAAAAAATAA
- a CDS encoding iron-containing redox enzyme family protein — protein sequence MNRLKNEYYIAAPKEKNFQYYNGNELKKIHLFMNEIYHQILFGKKPIDNKLFHEFKKCESSWIASEKNHFLTHYDCNVDVKNESLVRDMLQKHEVFNHPIFDYLMHDASLEKLKQFAYSESIMNLEFFDYLALAVIGVSDQAKVEIMSNLWDEAGQGRIEKFHTVLFQNFLNDLGITYDRKQILENMSWEGVAGINLFNYFSIYPFNKTKYFGMLAATEMLDPPHYNKLIKGIKRIFSSHNIDHSYYTEHELVDVEHASGWLNHVVIPELARKPYKTPDFWLGFYMRLDSTKKYYDQLLNSLLMKKAA from the coding sequence ATGAACAGGTTAAAAAATGAATATTATATAGCAGCCCCAAAAGAAAAAAATTTCCAATATTACAATGGAAATGAATTAAAAAAAATACACCTGTTTATGAATGAAATCTATCACCAAATATTATTTGGGAAAAAACCGATAGACAATAAACTATTTCATGAATTTAAAAAATGTGAGTCTTCATGGATAGCAAGTGAAAAGAATCATTTTTTAACGCATTATGATTGTAATGTTGATGTAAAAAATGAATCTCTTGTTCGAGACATGTTACAAAAACATGAGGTATTTAATCATCCTATCTTTGATTATTTAATGCATGATGCCAGCCTTGAGAAACTCAAACAATTTGCCTATAGCGAATCCATTATGAATTTGGAGTTTTTTGATTATCTCGCATTGGCAGTGATAGGAGTTTCTGATCAAGCAAAGGTCGAAATTATGTCAAATCTTTGGGATGAAGCAGGTCAAGGTCGTATTGAAAAGTTTCATACCGTATTATTTCAAAATTTTTTGAATGATTTGGGGATAACTTATGATCGAAAACAAATTTTAGAGAACATGTCCTGGGAAGGCGTGGCCGGAATTAATTTATTCAATTACTTTTCTATTTATCCTTTTAATAAAACCAAGTACTTTGGGATGCTTGCGGCAACAGAGATGCTTGATCCTCCTCATTATAACAAATTAATAAAAGGCATTAAGAGAATATTTAGTTCTCATAATATCGATCATTCCTATTACACGGAACATGAATTAGTAGATGTTGAACATGCCAGTGGCTGGCTTAATCATGTCGTCATACCAGAGTTAGCACGTAAACCTTATAAAACACCGGATTTTTGGTTGGGTTTTTATATGCGACTGGATTCGACTAAAAAATATTATGATCAGTTATTAAATAGCTTACTCATGAAAAAAGCTGCGTGA
- a CDS encoding flavin reductase family protein, with the protein MFLNTSKKLPKGLFKACVIPRPIAWISSKDIDGNHNLSPFSYFNIVCEDPPMIMFATTGAHQSGGAKDTLKNVETTKEFTVNLVSYNSREAMNITSIGFSRGINEFDMAEVAHLPGELIQTHRVKESPISLECIYHQSIQLPTSNNAHLINRIVLGEVVGIHLDPNILTQDKRIDINKLNLIARLGYNKYTKIKSHFRLKNPCECCDNVMN; encoded by the coding sequence ATGTTTTTAAACACATCAAAAAAATTACCTAAAGGACTATTTAAAGCCTGTGTTATTCCAAGACCCATCGCTTGGATTAGCTCGAAAGATATTGATGGCAACCATAATTTATCACCATTTAGCTATTTTAATATTGTCTGTGAAGATCCTCCAATGATTATGTTTGCCACAACGGGAGCTCATCAGAGTGGTGGGGCTAAAGATACCTTAAAAAATGTGGAAACAACGAAAGAGTTTACTGTGAATTTAGTCAGTTATAACAGTAGAGAAGCAATGAATATCACTTCGATTGGTTTTTCACGCGGAATTAATGAATTTGATATGGCTGAAGTGGCTCATTTGCCAGGAGAGTTGATTCAAACACATCGAGTTAAGGAGTCGCCCATTAGTTTAGAGTGTATTTATCATCAATCAATACAATTACCAACGTCAAATAATGCTCATTTAATTAATCGAATAGTACTTGGCGAAGTTGTAGGAATTCATCTTGATCCAAATATTTTAACTCAAGATAAGCGTATTGATATAAACAAACTCAATCTTATTGCACGGCTAGGGTACAACAAATACACCAAGATCAAATCACATTTTAGATTAAAAAATCCGTGTGAATGCTGCGATAACGTCATGAATTAA
- a CDS encoding helix-turn-helix domain-containing protein, whose product MKQANLISSASKAGVKISVLAEVCGCSHQMARRYVLGEALPEIDVTYKIAKWLKVSPGWLLFGEDTEVPNNINQNNLIQIEPDLFEYILTKSSMLFELTKDTKELVHFIMDSVNDATHIKADKKELMKIIDISVSSAMRFNGIKNDRKTKVS is encoded by the coding sequence ATGAAACAAGCCAATTTAATTTCATCTGCATCTAAGGCTGGCGTAAAAATTAGTGTCCTTGCAGAAGTTTGTGGGTGTTCACATCAGATGGCTCGGCGCTATGTATTAGGTGAAGCATTACCTGAAATAGATGTGACTTATAAGATAGCCAAATGGCTCAAAGTATCGCCAGGATGGTTGTTGTTTGGCGAAGATACAGAAGTTCCCAATAACATTAATCAAAATAATTTAATTCAGATTGAACCTGATTTATTTGAATATATTTTGACAAAAAGTAGTATGCTGTTTGAGCTGACCAAAGATACGAAGGAATTAGTACACTTTATTATGGATAGTGTGAACGACGCGACTCATATTAAGGCAGATAAAAAAGAGCTGATGAAAATCATCGATATTTCTGTAAGCTCTGCTATGCGTTTTAATGGAATTAAAAATGATAGAAAAACTAAAGTTAGTTAA
- the def gene encoding peptide deformylase encodes MDSYTVIQLGNPLLRMLSEPITNDLFGSEELKNMESILFKTLDEKKGLGLAAPQIGINKRIIIFGMKQHPIHTHLAPIPFTTLLNPSFEPLSDIMEEEYEGCLSVGQLRGKVPRYKSIGYRGYDIEGNLIEREVSDLHARVVQHELDHLDGVIFLDKVTDYGSLGFHEELIRSGALPSKKTD; translated from the coding sequence ATGGATTCATATACAGTAATACAATTAGGCAATCCTTTGCTTAGAATGCTCTCGGAACCAATTACAAACGATCTTTTTGGTTCTGAAGAATTAAAAAATATGGAATCAATTCTTTTTAAAACCTTGGATGAAAAAAAAGGATTAGGGCTTGCTGCTCCTCAAATTGGTATTAACAAACGTATTATTATATTTGGGATGAAACAGCATCCAATACATACACATCTTGCTCCTATTCCATTCACGACTTTGCTTAATCCTTCATTTGAGCCACTGTCTGATATTATGGAAGAAGAATATGAAGGGTGTTTAAGTGTTGGGCAATTGCGAGGTAAAGTTCCTCGTTATAAATCGATAGGCTATCGTGGCTACGACATAGAAGGGAATTTAATCGAAAGAGAGGTATCTGACCTACACGCTCGTGTAGTACAACATGAATTGGATCATTTAGATGGGGTAATCTTTTTGGATAAAGTTACTGATTATGGCTCCCTAGGTTTTCATGAGGAATTAATCCGCTCTGGAGCATTGCCTTCCAAAAAGACTGATTAA
- a CDS encoding MFS transporter, translating into MVIVSKKTIIGGAIGNALEMYDYVMWGLFSVYLSKEFLPPQSKLSDIFFLFLITYILRPIGGLVGGILADQVGRKNILTLSIFLMGICTSIVGILPSYGSIGVISVFLLLFIRLIQVFAVGSEYISSIALLIESCDKNKRGFFGSWAAFGVNAGVLASSLFGSLILYLIDIKALPDWGWRLAFILALVTMLIGFWIRNSLPESLEFITENARKEKKTFFEVLHEALNVFKSQSFDTLLVFSLVCFGVSTTILIFVYAPIHMTTVNHIHDTQSFTINSSSLALLTLLIPLFGFISDYFGRTKLILMGSVTLILLSLPYFNLLSSGTFYQVLLAHTLMAIPCASLFAVTPVLITEIFPLSIRCSITNLIYSLAACIGGGITPLIAFRLEHYINYFPGLILMILGTINILLLQIYMKRNNQLPSTLILVKE; encoded by the coding sequence ATGGTTATTGTATCCAAAAAAACTATTATTGGTGGTGCTATTGGCAATGCCCTTGAAATGTATGATTATGTTATGTGGGGGCTATTCTCTGTTTATCTTTCTAAAGAGTTTCTTCCTCCTCAGTCTAAATTGTCAGATATTTTCTTTTTATTTCTAATTACATACATCTTACGTCCTATTGGTGGTTTGGTAGGAGGTATACTTGCAGATCAAGTGGGTAGGAAGAATATACTGACACTCAGTATTTTTTTAATGGGGATTTGTACCAGTATTGTTGGCATTTTACCTTCATATGGGAGTATAGGCGTTATTTCAGTTTTTCTTTTATTATTTATACGCCTCATTCAAGTTTTTGCAGTCGGAAGTGAATACATTAGTTCTATAGCTTTACTCATAGAGAGTTGTGACAAGAATAAACGAGGTTTTTTTGGTTCATGGGCTGCATTTGGCGTCAATGCAGGGGTATTAGCTTCTTCATTATTTGGGTCATTAATCCTATATCTCATAGATATAAAAGCGCTTCCCGATTGGGGATGGAGACTGGCGTTTATACTAGCATTAGTTACGATGCTCATAGGCTTTTGGATCAGAAACTCTCTGCCAGAAAGCCTTGAGTTTATTACTGAGAATGCTCGAAAAGAGAAAAAAACATTTTTTGAAGTACTGCACGAAGCTTTAAATGTCTTTAAATCGCAATCGTTTGATACTCTGCTTGTTTTTTCTTTAGTGTGTTTTGGTGTTTCTACAACTATATTGATATTTGTTTATGCACCAATACATATGACCACGGTAAATCATATACATGATACACAATCCTTCACAATTAATTCATCAAGTTTGGCATTGCTGACTCTGCTAATCCCCTTATTCGGCTTTATATCTGATTATTTTGGACGAACAAAACTGATTCTTATGGGAAGTGTAACTCTTATATTATTAAGCTTGCCCTATTTTAACCTGCTCTCCTCAGGAACTTTTTATCAAGTTCTATTAGCGCATACGTTAATGGCTATTCCTTGTGCTAGCCTTTTTGCAGTTACTCCAGTGTTAATTACGGAGATATTTCCTTTATCAATCAGGTGCTCTATCACTAATTTAATCTACTCTCTCGCTGCCTGTATTGGGGGCGGAATCACGCCATTAATCGCATTCAGATTGGAACACTATATCAACTATTTTCCTGGCTTAATTCTCATGATTTTAGGGACAATCAATATTCTGTTGCTTCAAATCTATATGAAAAGAAATAATCAACTACCATCTACTTTAATACTTGTTAAAGAATAA
- a CDS encoding transposase: MPEFSRQDQFLLTFGKNYIAHSGEKAELYCDEYDHQFEKRIETHAYHDYYYINANILSLLTHLPFLKAKKKPLLINEAILNPSTTSSLQKLLAQHDIDYVIASESDIGKKLDDECASVLIIDDALAHEQFLQTLNQIIPSNIKVTLITDAGFRTPWFRQVIGYGWDVIGRIYDGFSFQREGEKNWFSLKEIDFGGRGKARLLGKGKIRKKTKRVSGYVYTYKEKLSEQPHKKIATLPTKGNIATLIEMVGLYSVLLKKAPLLS; this comes from the coding sequence GTGCCCGAATTTTCGAGGCAAGATCAGTTTTTATTAACTTTTGGAAAAAATTATATCGCTCATAGTGGGGAAAAAGCAGAACTTTATTGTGATGAATATGATCATCAATTTGAAAAGAGAATAGAAACCCATGCCTATCATGATTATTATTACATTAATGCAAATATTTTATCTCTTTTAACGCATCTTCCTTTTTTAAAAGCTAAAAAGAAACCTTTACTTATCAATGAAGCAATTTTAAATCCAAGTACAACTTCATCATTACAAAAATTATTAGCTCAGCACGATATTGATTATGTTATTGCCTCTGAATCTGATATTGGAAAGAAATTGGATGACGAATGTGCATCAGTACTAATAATAGATGATGCACTCGCTCATGAGCAATTTTTACAAACACTAAATCAAATCATACCATCCAATATAAAAGTAACACTGATTACGGACGCAGGTTTTCGCACACCTTGGTTTAGGCAAGTCATCGGTTATGGATGGGATGTTATTGGTCGTATCTATGATGGGTTTAGCTTTCAAAGAGAGGGAGAGAAAAACTGGTTTAGTCTAAAAGAGATTGATTTTGGTGGCAGGGGTAAAGCGCGTTTATTAGGTAAGGGGAAGATTAGAAAGAAAACAAAGCGTGTATCGGGGTACGTATATACTTATAAAGAAAAGCTTTCAGAACAACCTCATAAAAAAATCGCTACCCTACCCACGAAAGGCAACATAGCCACTCTTATCGAAATGGTTGGATTATATTCAGTACTATTGAAAAAAGCCCCCTTGCTCTCGTAA